DNA sequence from the Gouania willdenowi chromosome 21, fGouWil2.1, whole genome shotgun sequence genome:
TGAAATATGATCAATCTGGGAAAGAAATAAAGCATctaatgtattttcttttcttattttaacaTAGAACTTGGTTGTGGGCATTGTGAGAGCCAAACTCCTCAGAGTGGTGGTAATGTAACTATAAGGTTGCAGACTGCCAGAAAagaaccacagaagaagaagagccgTCTTCTTCGTGTCTTTTTCTGACTTCCTGCTTCATCACTGAGTTTAAAAATGACGGAGAACCATGTGTCCGGGATGGAGGCCTCCGCAGCCTCGGTGTTGAAGCGGGCAGTGGAGCTAGACCAGACGGGCCGCTTTCAAGAGTCTCTGGTCTGCTATCAGGAGGGAATACAGCTGCTGATAGACGCCATGAAAGGTCCGGTGTTACGATTCATCTCGTACCCGTTCAAACTGATGACTTACTTCCGGTTACTGCTAGTCATGATATATGTACAAAAATGCCCAGCTTTTCTTACAAAACAGTGTTTATTACTCGTCTAAATTATAAACAgtgcaatttatttttctagAAGCTATTATTGAATGCTATATCGCATTACCAAATGTAGGTGTTATAGTCCAACTGGTGgttgttttaaatgatgaacAACTTCCACTTAAACTTTAGCAGCTATAGCCAAAAACAAAGCTTAGTTTACCTCATAAATCGAGAGCGGTCCACACTGCAGCTCTCTTGCATAAATCAggtcatgtgtgtttttctttatcagtgaccttaaaaaaaaaaaacagttcacaTCATCTTCAGACTGACAGTATAaaagcttattttgtataatgataaataataaatactgtagTTAGGGTAGATGGGAGTGGGTgtcagaaaataaatgaaaggacACCCATGAACACAATCCTTTAAACTAGACATTATTGCCCCATGCACCCCTTAGCTCATATTATtcagtatttatttgtgtctgcaggcttgtctaaactctttcctgtgtctcgttcTACATTAACTCTGAATTTAggctttttattaatttatttctgatgttttgtttgttttagaatttgtatttcaccttttggtgtatcttaaagagttgtgccacaaaaaggaaaataacatatatgtgtatatatatatacacacacacacacacacacacacacagtgaggaaCATACTGTAAGTATTTGAAGCCCCTGCAATTTTTAAAGTTCTACGACTTAGAAATTATGGAGGGGTCTGAAATTTACATTGCAGGTGCATTTCCACTGAGacacagaatatatatatatatatatatattagaaaaatttaaaaatcacgttgtatgatttttaaataattcattttattgctgtacataagtatttgaacacctgcCAATCAGCAAAAATTCTGGCTTCCAAAGACCTGTTACTCTGCCTTTAAAAAGTCCACCTGTACTCCACTTATTAATCTAAATTTGTAGCCCCCGTCCACCCCACAGTCAGTCAGATGCCAACTACTGCCATGGAGAAGACCATAGAGCTGTCAAAAGATACCAGAGACAAAATTGTTGACCTCCACAAGGCTGGAAAGGGCTACTGGGCAATTGCCAAGCAGCTTTGTGAAAATAGATCAACTGTTAGAACAAAACTGGTAGAAAATGGAAGAGGCTAAAGATGACTGTCAGTCTCCCTCGGACTGTGGCTCCATGCAAGATCTCACCTGGTGGGGTATCACTGATGATAAGAAAGGTGAGGAATCAGCCCAGAACTACACTGTAGGCGCTGGTCAATGACCTGAAGAGATATGGGAACACAGTTTCCAAGGTTACTGTCGGTAGAACACTAGATGGTTTAAAATTATGCATTGCAAGGAAGGTTCCCCTGCTCAAGTCAGcacatgtccaggcccgtctgaagtttgccaaTGACCATATGGATGGTCCAGAGGAGGCATGGGAGAAAGTCATGTGGgaagatgaaaccaaaatagaacttttttgTCTAAACTCTTCTCGCTGTGTTTGGAGGAAAAAGAAGGATGAGTACCGTTCCAAGAACACCATCCCTACtctgaagcatgggggtggaaacatcatgctttgAGGGTGTTTTTTCTGCAAAAGGGACAGGATGGCTGCACTGTATTAAGGAGAGGATGAATGTATTGCAAGATTTTGAGCAACAACCTTCCCTCAGTCAGAGCATTGCGTTGCTGGGTCttccaacatgacaatgacccGAAGCGCACAGCCAGGATAACCAAGGAGTGGCTCCGTAAGAAGCATATCAAGGTTCTGGAGTGgtctagccagtctccagacctaaatccaatagaaaatctttggagggagctgaATCTCCGTGTTGTTCAGCGACAGCCCCGAAACCTGACAGATCTAGAGAAGATCCGTGTGGAGGAGTGGGCCAAAATTCTTGTTGCAGTGTGTGCAACGCTGGTCAAGAACTACAGGAAACGTTTGACCTTTGTAATTGCAAACAAAGGCTTCTGTACCAAAtattaagtgggagaacttgcaaaatagcaggggGTTCAAATACTTATGCAGGGATATCCAGATGTTCTAGTTTTTATAGTCTGTTCTAACTTTTATTCTATtagtatttattcttatttcctAATTGTTATAACTCCATCCCCTTAAGATGGTTGCTTTTACTTATTGTACACAAGATacctctttttattatttaactgtctgcacatttcttgtctattctgcacaccctgagtgatcttactgaatgccaaatgtaacaagtaaatttctccattgtgagatcaataaaggattattttatcttatctttagcactgaaagaataccTGTAATATGACGTGAATATCTGTGaaagtcaagtttttctattagctatGTCTGCTAGTACATAGCATCTATTCTTCACTGCGCAGAAAAGCTGCATCCCAACtgaacactgggttaccagcgccctctgctgatcgaaacaaatatctggcggctgcaactgaaggaaaacgATCATGCTCTCTAAACATATCCCCAATAATATAGTAAAtcttaacattcacaacattactgaattcaactaaattaaataaacattatctttaagaaagattcaacaaagaaaagagtcgctggtaagaataattcacaaaccaaatttgaaaaaagacgATTTTGAAGGAGTTTTTAATTATCCCCTATGGAattgaatatgtattttttatttgtttaaattcaTGATCATTATTATCATGAATCACTTATTAAAAGTCCTGCGTCCAGTGTACCGGGTTACgaaaatcacaaatgtaagatatattatgaatattaatgtgcattgatacaactaaatatattaccaaaaccaactacaagcaaacaacacaaaaattatgTTAATACTGCAGATATGTTACAGTGCCAGACACCATTCTACAGAGGACTATTAAGAGACCAAGTGCCCATACTACTGGTATACTATAAGTTGGTAAATTTTCAActggaaagaggtaaactgataatgatgctcaattctttgtcatcattatcatgGAAACCAGATTgcaacttgtaaatgcatcatgtttacaaaaactaggtgagaaaatacatcatgctaagaaaagtgtgtgtgtgttttagtcacAGTGACTCTGTCTAAAAGATAAGAGATGGAGCAGGGCAATAGGATGTTGGGTCACCAGTTGAACCAGTTTATCCCTGTTTGTTGCCTCACAATGTGTTGTACTTTGTGTCCATGTGTAGCTGTGAAAGACGAGTCCAAGCGAGGACACTACAGGGAGAAAATAAAGGGCTACATGGACAGAGCAGAGCATATCAAATCTCACGTCAACCAGATGAAAGAAGGTAAACAACAATGCCCTGCATAGTAAGGAGGCAGGTGAATATGTAATAGTAAAAGGTAATTGGCCCGTGGCACGGTTTTGgataaaatacacattacagGGATAACAGACAATAATAAACACAACATGATATAATTCAGTTGCcgacatttataaaagtgtaaaTTCAACAGTGATTTAGCAAAATATAGAAGAGCTGGAGAAGTTTGTGGCATCAATGAGCACTCATTTATCTAATAAAAGCCCTTATACCCTAtcagaaaagtaaaaaataaaactttctaAATTACAAAGTAGTTTAGATTAGTTGTAAAGAATTCGCAGTACTGTTTTAATTTAGAAAAGCATTGTTTTAGGAATAATAATATTGACAAACTAACTGAGGACGGGGTTCAACTTTAATCGAAAGTTATACATGTCAAAGTGTTTGACTCCGTTTTAGAATTCTGACAGTAAAAATTATTACAaagtaataattccagcaagttcgttttgtcttcttttttgaaataatatgttaaggatTAATTTATTCAGGAAATTAACTTTCATtccctgacatgttttgactgccaactgtcagtcatcctcagaggcatctacggattgctttgatgtatccctatgagttctttcataaggaaagcatctactgattgtgtgacagggggcgtggccagcctgacagaactctcaagttggccacgcctctgaggaagactggctgaggagatcaaagtaaatttgtctaaataaatgaaattattacTCAGAATAAAATGAAGAGTTGTGGTAACTATGAAGAGGTTTCAAATGccattattcatttaaaaacaacaaatcaccAGATTGACTTctttacagatattatttctccctttttttgtgtgttattttcagAGATGATAGTTAATAGACACACCCCCAACAACCAAGactcagtgtttgtttttgtagctTGAAAATACTGCTATTATATTGTATTGGCATGTTGATAGTGTCATTCTGTGCTATGTAATGAAACAGCAGTATGTTTATAGATTCTTTGTTCATCTTGCTAGCACATTGACATGACACTGTACTTATTTAATGGCTTTAGTGTTGATGCTAAGACTTTATATTTGAGCCATGAGGACCGAGTTGTGATATGTAAATtaattgtgtacattttttattgttgtattacTTGTAATTTCACGAGTCATCGTTGTCACATGGTTACGTTAATAAAGGGAGCAAAACTCTCCGAACCTGGTTTGTGAAACCGAGTTTGGCTTGATGTTTATCTGCGTTAACATATATTTACCACATAGTGGGAACAGTACAGTTTGTAATCCTGTTCATTACAAATATTCAATGAATAAAAGTTCCTTTATTTATAAATTGGACGTTTACAGCTGTAAGTAAAGAAACGCTTCACAAAATTGTTAAGTATATGTAAATAAAGAGTAgaaatactactactaatacagTTAATATGTATAAGCTGAGGAATATATGCAGCTGCTACGTAACGAGTAATTAACATCTAATGATAAATAACTAAGACAcatttattgctttatttttctGGTATGCTCTGGAGGAAATGCTTCCTCTTAATGCACCATGTCAGAGAAAAAAGGGGAGGTGCCTGTGTGCGCATACATTTCTATATAAGCTTAATGGCAACATGTTTTCACTTCTCCTGTTAGATGGAAAGTACCACGAGCAGATGAAAATATCAGAGGACGCTACCGGCTACAGCTACGAGGCGCTGTTTAAACCCTACATCAGCAGTGCTTTCACTGAGGTGTGGGTGGAGGATCCATACATTCGTCACACCCACCAAGTAACATCATTTCTACTTGctactcaaattattttcttgtgcatctttgaatatttatttatttatttattttttaaacttaaatattgCTACTACTGGTACTGTGCACGTGCacagtactagtagtagtacccacacacatctcaaaacatgccctcaccacacataaggtatttatcataaaaatatactaaatgaggaaaattaaacaaaactaagtaatatttatacaaaaagtacacaaaacaacaacagaaatgtactaaaatatacaaaatgactccagaaacacacaaaattacaaaaaaaacagacaaaataactgtaaatatacacaaaaaggctccaaaaacacacaaaattattaaaaaaaaaaacacacaaaatgacaatataaatgcacaaaactacaccaaaaaagctacaaaaatacacaaaatgactccagaatcacactacaatggcaaaaaacaataattatacaaaaaaacacaacagaaaaatacaaaaatacacataatgactccaataaacattacagatacaaacatcaaacaacaaaaatataaaaatgagtaaaaaaaacaaaacaaacaaacacagttatcatgtgcatgtcccatagaattaaaccagggaaatctcacacactattttactttgcacccgcaaataaacccctttataacagtaCAGagtttgtacatccaaccttcaaatatatactcatttggccataattaactcttcTACTTAAGCTCCTACATGAATagatacttccaacgggcactgtactagttttattaaaaaaaaattcaatttttttaaccaGGATTTTACAGGGATTTAATTAagcttttaatttttcaaatatttaatgatatctcaatttaaaaaaaatagacaattgAAGAGACATTACAGAGACACATGCCttatttgattgtttgtaagaTGTAAGAGGTTAACTTACATTATATGAAGTCTACTACCATATTCTGCGGTGTAGAGCGCACACTGCTGTATTGGCTGCTTTCCAAGAAATGTACAATATTCTTAGAAAAATCCGGGAATACGCTGCTCCGTAACAAAAGCTACACTCGAACAACTCATCCAATCTGTTCGTGCAGGTAGGCGGGGCTGCTAATCCAGTTTTAAATTAACGGAAATTCCATGTGCATTCTGACTAGTTTCCATCTACACATGAactcacctcctcactacagatCAGTCAATCatcagctttttatggtcagttTTCACTGTAACAACTTCTGTCTGTCAGTTCTTcttcctgaacaaacctaatgtGGTGATCTGGCAACTTTATGCCATTTATTATTTcctactattacaaactggctgagatatcttacatgttaaccttatttatttatttttgcatatgAGCCCACAGCCCACCCTGGTCCAGAAACTTCAATTTATTACCAGTATCTGGTatcaaatacattatttaaggCAGTATTTCTCAATTGGAgctacacaatggcactacagggggtacttaaagagagagaggaacattaacaaatgaaagcatacaAATTATGtggttttttaattttaaaaaatgaaaatcacacaGAATATTACCAGGAACTCACAAACGGACAATAAAACACgccaaatatactgaataataaaagaccggacaacaaaatacacaaaagactcgcacgctgagagaaaaacactgttAGCAGCACacgaaacgacaacaaagacgcacgaaatgacagagaaacatacaaaacgacataagaaaaaaacaaacgacaccaaaaactcacacacacacacacacagaggataatttcaataataaaaacaaacacaaaataagagaaaaatctgccgaataataaaaagaacagacaaaaaacaagaaaatgacataaaaatgatcttgattaaaacatgaactaaaaatacaagggtcattcttgacaggaaatgatagaaaacatagaaatctattcaggaggcactaaatactgcattatttcacttatttacaaaattatattctttaaaatgtgtgttatcactcattcattccatcattatgatctatagtcgtttttttatagtattctgagcagaTTGTAGTTGTGGGACAGAAAaaagttagagaaccactgatttaaggcattgagaatgaaaacaaatgaacatATGACTTCTGTAGTCATGCGCTCCCACAAAATTCCCCCACTCGGACACTGTCTTGTGCATACGAGGCATGTCttgtatctttatttatttgttgttgatttaaaatgttattgacattatttttgcttttaagATGTGGTTGTAATTTGCATTTAATGCCAAAAGGTGGCACTGTTGCATCACCTTTGTAGTGAACGACCTGTATTTTCTGTTCCAGCAAAGAAGAAGACTGTCAGTTGAAGAAGTGGGCTCATACCTTTcaatttttgaatttgaaaataagggacattttctggcgcccactacgagctgTCCCACACGCCCAACCAAGCACCAGTATcccttatgttttaaaataggtGTACAATAagtctaaaatagccacttatcaaccacttactaaatacaattatgtgattggaatctggtaggtcgacctttattaacattgaaatgccgtgaacattcctactagggctgggcaatatcgACCAAAACTTTTATCTCAATATAGTTtctcaaaatacatttaaatccagataattttatcaaataaagtctgaccagaaaatcaattctgggttaaatttgctgatacaaaatgctaCACTGGCTCatgtattaacaaacagctgcacaatatgtgacactcattaatccatcaaactgatctttacatgttgttctgagaagtaaaagcagcgactcctaaaactagtattttgtttcatatgatatatgaaatatatataagttttctatatcgccaaaatagaaaactcgatacatcttgaatctcgatgtactgtatcgcccagccctaattcctaaattatgaAACAGCctacataaaaacataaatgtgtatatgaagcgcatgtgtttatttaatatacttacagttcatatacaagtcaacacgttgcatatttactgttaatttaacaTTACTTGTcgttaagttagacattaacattttattttcattacatattttctgataattcttcatgctcactcatgtggttctctggtattcactgaTGACTAATtatacacatttgttgcagaatttacatcctttaacacctttagaaagcagtgtatatttgtggcgcttgtgattggctgatttttcatggtgactcacgtggttccttccgctgtggtaaacgttaaaatctcagttattaatcttatagaacatgtaactgtaactttaggaagataaactatctgtcacatttcacaacgtatttacaccaggtctttggttttttttgttcattcatcatctcttttctgagttgtttccgggtttgttgccgctgtcggcactaatctgaATGGCCTGGATGGTAGTTCTCGTGAGGCCAGTGACggtgttcagtttagtaaggcattttttagttattattattacattaaaatacgggatatttaagggaaaatactaatacgggaagatggcgggaaagaggggtaaaatacgggatacttgacaggtatgagtaggctgcgtccgaatagtctctcctatctcctttcctatctactGTTTCTTCACCCCCGggagtgtttaagtggtggccatgataaaaagCTCAGGGAAGGAGGCTCGGTGCTTCCTTTTTTGCCTCCTGTAccagcctaggaaacactgatgcatcctttagcaaaggagacgagataatgcagACCCACAATTCTTTGCGGTGACGACATTTAAAGGGACTCGCACACCCGAGCGCTCACAGAAACTCATGATGACCAACAGAGATTATGTAAGTTAAGTTGGCTTTTTCCCAagtcctctcctaacacctttccttaaccccgtcaCGCCATAACACAAGGTTGtgaaaaagtggataggaaaggagataggagggactatttggtcGCACCCGTAGTTTAGTTTAGCGCTGTTAGCTAGCCAATACAGTAAATGTCTGCAACAAACTACCCACACACAAGTAACCTCTCCCTGGTTCTGTCCCACAGTTGTACAACTTCCTGAGGTTCTGTGAGATGCTGCTAAAAGCCCCATGCACGGTGAAAACCATCCACCTCCTCACGTCGCAGGATGAGGTTTGTTCCCTCAGTAGAGAAATGAAATTACAGCAGCTGTTAGTTTTTCCTCCATTGTTTCACTGTCACTCACTCTGTCCTGCAGGCTAACAACAGCCAGCAGGGCAGCGCTCTCTCAGAGCTCAAAGGGAGTCTTAGTGCTGAGGGGGTGACTCTGGACCTGCAGTACTCATCCACCATCCATGACAGAGAGATCAGGTACAGCTGAAGCTTCACTGCTCTGTTGCCTTTATCTTTTGAGTTGTGtttgctcatttttattatattttttttaataactggtGCTCATTAACCAATTGATAACCATTATCGTTAAGATTTAAATGTTCTGTTGAGAATCTgtgagcagctgtgtgtgtgtgtgtgtggggggggggggggggtcggggGAAGGCACGGTGCGGCCCTGCTTTTTGACATTGTGCAATCGCACATGAATAACAGTCTGATGCAAAAGCGCCGAGCACCCACGGAGATGGCTGAGCACAACTGATGCACAGAAATTCCGGCCACTGAAAATTGCCCAAAAGTGCATTATCGGTTTTCAGCTGAAACACTTCCTTACCACGTGAAAGTAAACATCTTAAATGTTTGTAGTTTCTAATATCTAAACCAATGCacttattttattacatttaattagAAATTGCCATTATCTCTCAAGAGAGAAAATACAACTTTAAAATTCAATGTTAATATTTTAGGTTTGACAACGGTTGGATCATTAAAATTGGACGTGGGTTGGACTACTTTAAGAGACCTAAGGTAAGGAGAGGAAATGCTTAGAATTAGTCTGTCAATGACTTCAACCACTGCATCACACTATTTAATGCAACATTTCCACCTGTCAAGCATCTGCCACAGTAGAGAGAAAACTTGGCACTTTCTGTCAAGAATCAGGTCAGTTGTGCCATTTAACAATATTGGTCCTACTCTGTTGACTTTGATTCAATGTTATGCTATAAAATGCTCTTAAGTgcctttaatattaataaacagtTCATTTGGATCAGTGTTTCTTAAACgagggtatgtgtacccctaggggtacgagatggcactacaggggtacttgagagagagagagagagaaagttgaaaatgaacaaatgaaagcataaaaaatatgggattttgtaatgtttactttttagtttttttagaaattataatcacactaaatatcaCCACCaactcacaaaaagacaacaaaaacacacaaaataagagaaaaatatacagaataataaaaagaacaaaagacaCCAAATTGCACTaaaacacatgcactaagagagaaatattattaccagcaacacacaaaatggcaatagaCACACtaagtgagagaaaaatacacaagatcacagaatacataaaaatgacagagaaacattgacataaaaaaacaaccaaatgacactGAGAGataatgatttaaataataccaacaacacacaaaaatgacaacaaataagagaaaaatatactgaataatgaatagagcaaacaacaacaaaacacacaaaattatgttagaaataatcttgattagaatgagaactgaaaatacatgagtcattcttggtcccacatcatgAGGGAGAAGatcggaaatgataaaaactgaagaaataaatctattcagtggcactaaatacagttttattccacttttttacaaaatgagattctttaaaatgtgttatcactcattcattccatcattaggCTCTATAGCTGTTTATTTCTCTGGactctgagtaaaatgttgtggACAAAGGGGTTACTTGAATAAgaaaaaaggggtacttgagttCAAAACGTTTGAACCActaaaccactggtttagataATCGTCCATGTCAATAGCAGGTGtggaaagagtacagaaaaaaatctactgaactaaaagtactgttactttgattTGGGGCGGCATCTCACCCAtgcaataaagaaataaaaagacgTGTATACagatcaaactaggttcttttttattattataatttattagagaacaccatttcaaaataacgtgcatgagaacaagacatggtgtggctaacctggataaataaaataacaaatgtcaaggatgtcaatttgatgaggtaagtgcttgtgtcaatacatccaatgtgtcagagcatccaataaatcacctttgaaagcaagaaatgcatacagtatgttatataaagtctataaaacattctaggtggaatgagccgaaaggaggaaaaaatgataCTGACGCCTCAGAGTGACGAGCGCgcacctacaaatacagttttatattgataataataattgtaaaataaaatcacatgatcattgcacaAACCTGCcaatcaattggctgcaacacctgtagctgttataaaaagaaacgcacacacaatgcgtaaagacgcacagtggcttatctggcactgctggaggacgaggcgcACGGGAGACCAGAGTCGGCGTcaggcagtattaaatgggagggcattaagaaaacttcaGCGGGCGCAAAAACGTTCCGCTCTGAATCGCACACAACCTACTGTAtatgctttataaacacagccacaaaacaaagttagctcgctaacatacctctgatgaagtggtcgctacagactcagcagactctgctcctccagACCAGACAACAGATGTAGGGAGAGGAATAAAACGCGCCCACTGGTTCtacattttcaatgaaatgagcactttttttgcaccgcGATTGTGTGTTTTGCCTCTAGCGGGCGTAGCTCTGACTCTATCCAGGAAAGATTCACATATTCGGACTTGGGTAGTGCAGACCTTTCCACTGACACTTCGTTTGGCCCAATCCAAGCTTTTTTGTGAAACCAGTGGGAGAAGCGCTATGGACGCTGGGCTCACACACCGCtttctcccatagacacagtacatCTAGGCGGCGCCCTTCCCGCACGTGGGTGTGGTTCCAGTGCCTcttaactgacacgcccccagagtttcagagcagagagaagtttTTAGacataattttatatacttagcaatttttttcatctttcaaatttggctcagtggtcaatgacacgtgtttctgtggtgtgacaaactcataacacatttatttctgctttactctGACTTTAAATGAGGTTGATGTTATAATGCAGTGGTTTTTCCCACAGGGTCGATTCTCCATTGGATATTGTGACTACGACCTGAGACAGTGCCAAGAGACCACTGTGGACATCTTTCACACCAAGCACACAAAAACTCTAAAAGAACCACAAAACTAACAGACactaaaaaatctgtttttttttacccaccACCCTTGAAACTGGAAATTGTACAATTTGTAGATTTTCCCTCGTTTACAGGTTCGTTGTCCAGGTTTAAtgtttattacagcactgaCATTACTAAGTGAGAATTTTTAATAacaattttgtaatttattgaaatttaTTAGATGATACTGGCCCAATgcttgttaataaaatataatagatTATTATGCTATTTCACCactcataaatattaaaaatcctTTACACGAGACCGTTACAGCTGGCCTTTGTGTcttataaatatttttgtttattacttGTAacgtaaaaaaaacagtaaaaagcatttgtttttttaaaacaatatttattatggACAAATTTGTTACGTTCtaaattttctcattttctggCGG
Encoded proteins:
- the mitd1 gene encoding MIT domain-containing protein 1 isoform X1 encodes the protein MTENHVSGMEASAASVLKRAVELDQTGRFQESLVCYQEGIQLLIDAMKAVKDESKRGHYREKIKGYMDRAEHIKSHVNQMKEDGKYHEQMKISEDATGYSYEALFKPYISSAFTEVWVEDPYIRHTHQLYNFLRFCEMLLKAPCTVKTIHLLTSQDEANNSQQGSALSELKGSLSAEGVTLDLQYSSTIHDREIRFDNGWIIKIGRGLDYFKRPKGRFSIGYCDYDLRQCQETTVDIFHTKHTKTLKEPQN
- the mitd1 gene encoding MIT domain-containing protein 1 isoform X2 yields the protein MTENHVSGMEASAASVLKRAVELDQTGRFQESLVCYQEGIQLLIDAMKAVKDESKRGHYREKIKGYMDRAEHIKSHVNQMKEDGKYHEQMKISEDATGYSYEALFKPYISSAFTELYNFLRFCEMLLKAPCTVKTIHLLTSQDEANNSQQGSALSELKGSLSAEGVTLDLQYSSTIHDREIRFDNGWIIKIGRGLDYFKRPKGRFSIGYCDYDLRQCQETTVDIFHTKHTKTLKEPQN
- the mitd1 gene encoding MIT domain-containing protein 1 isoform X4, with translation MTENHVSGMEASAASVLKRAVELDQTGRFQESLVCYQEGIQLLIDAMKAVKDESKRGHYREKIKGYMDRAEHIKSHVNQMKEDGKYHEQMKISEDATGYSYEALFKPYISSAFTEVWVEDPYIRHTHQLYNFLRFCEMLLKAPCTVKTIHLLTSQDEANNSQQGSALSELKGSLSAEGVTLDLQYSSTIHDREIRVDSPLDIVTTT
- the mitd1 gene encoding MIT domain-containing protein 1 isoform X3, whose amino-acid sequence is MTENHVSGMEASAASVLKRAVELDQTGRFQESLVCYQEGIQLLIDAMKAVKDESKRGHYREKIKGYMDRAEHIKSHVNQMKEDGKYHEQMKISEDATGYSYEALFKPYISSAFTEVWVEDPYIRHTHQLYNFLRFCEMLLKAPCTVKTIHLLTSQDEANNSQQGSALSELKGSLSAEGVTLDLQYSSTIHDREIRFDNGWIIKIGRGLDYFKRPKHLPQ